The Peribacillus simplex genome contains a region encoding:
- a CDS encoding RluA family pseudouridine synthase, with protein sequence MENFKLTNQHLIINVLQSWNGLTLEKLFRERWKAPKKLVHEWRMSKEVTLNGNTVTWSAILNEGDTIGIPLLDHAENETDQAADLGISIIYEDDVLLIANKPAGMDTHPSQPGEAHSLINGVAHHLQKTGQSCMIKHIHRLDKDTTGAVLFAKNRLIGSMLDRMLEEREIKRTYLALVEGNIIKNEGEIKEKIGRDRHHATRRRVSPTGQTAVTHYQVINRDTKKNLTLVSCTLESGRTHQIRVHFSHLNHPLAGDTLYGGKKTFPRQALHARKIEFVHPISEKKMSIEAPFIDKPEIFDVTN encoded by the coding sequence TTGGAAAATTTTAAATTAACCAACCAACATTTAATAATAAATGTTCTCCAAAGTTGGAATGGATTAACATTGGAAAAGCTTTTTAGGGAGCGGTGGAAGGCCCCAAAGAAATTAGTCCATGAATGGAGGATGAGTAAAGAAGTGACATTGAACGGAAATACAGTCACATGGTCAGCTATTCTTAATGAAGGAGATACGATCGGCATCCCCTTATTAGATCACGCTGAAAATGAAACAGATCAAGCGGCAGATTTAGGTATTTCCATCATATATGAAGATGATGTGTTGTTGATAGCCAATAAACCGGCTGGAATGGATACTCACCCTTCTCAACCGGGTGAAGCACACTCCCTCATCAACGGAGTGGCGCACCATCTTCAAAAAACCGGCCAGTCCTGTATGATCAAGCATATTCATAGACTTGATAAAGATACCACCGGTGCGGTCCTTTTTGCCAAAAACCGCCTCATTGGGTCCATGCTGGATAGAATGTTGGAAGAAAGGGAAATCAAACGGACATATCTAGCTTTAGTCGAAGGAAACATTATAAAGAATGAAGGCGAAATCAAAGAAAAAATTGGCCGCGACCGACACCATGCCACGAGACGAAGGGTTTCCCCTACAGGCCAGACGGCAGTCACCCATTATCAGGTAATCAATCGCGATACCAAAAAAAACCTGACGCTCGTCAGCTGTACACTGGAAAGCGGCCGAACCCACCAAATCAGGGTGCATTTCAGTCATTTGAATCACCCCTTGGCCGGAGATACCTTGTATGGCGGAAAAAAAACATTTCCACGGCAAGCCCTGCATGCAAGGAAAATCGAATTCGTCCACCCCATTTCAGAAAAAAAAATGAGCATTGAAGCTCCTTTCATTGATAAACCTGAAATATTCGATGTCACCAATTAA
- a CDS encoding MurR/RpiR family transcriptional regulator, whose amino-acid sequence MDLQQKVKEVFPGLSTGQKKVAKYLLVHSHTFAVTSAQKLGKEIGVSETTIIRFCYSLGLSGYAELQKLIRNQLIYESSSLNEYHSSKLEAANQPNFMAQVMGQDIISIEKTMNNLSNEDFSRTVDKLAAADNVLISGHRLSFSAAHWLTFTLRLVREEIHLYRPDTDDIFLLLNKMTENSVFVAISFHRYVKETVKITEMAKKAGAFVIGVTDSELAPIAEYADILLPISTPRTSTIDTAPVLFSLLNSLVAGVSIKDEQGFKERKAIYDAFNQDEFFF is encoded by the coding sequence ATGGATTTACAGCAAAAAGTTAAAGAAGTATTCCCTGGTTTATCCACTGGTCAAAAAAAGGTAGCAAAATACTTGTTAGTGCATTCACATACATTTGCAGTCACTTCAGCTCAAAAGCTCGGAAAAGAAATAGGAGTGAGTGAAACGACCATCATCCGCTTTTGCTATTCATTGGGGTTAAGTGGATATGCGGAACTTCAAAAACTTATTCGCAATCAGTTGATATACGAGAGCAGCAGTTTGAATGAATATCATTCTTCAAAACTTGAAGCAGCGAATCAGCCAAACTTCATGGCTCAGGTGATGGGGCAAGATATCATCAGCATCGAAAAGACAATGAATAATTTATCAAATGAAGATTTCTCCAGAACAGTTGATAAATTGGCGGCAGCTGACAATGTTTTGATATCCGGACACCGGTTATCATTTTCGGCAGCACATTGGTTAACCTTTACGCTAAGGCTTGTTAGGGAAGAGATCCATTTATATAGGCCTGATACAGATGATATTTTCTTACTGCTGAATAAAATGACTGAAAATTCAGTTTTTGTGGCCATTTCTTTTCACCGTTATGTTAAAGAGACAGTGAAAATCACGGAAATGGCCAAAAAAGCGGGTGCATTTGTAATTGGTGTTACGGATTCTGAACTGGCTCCAATTGCTGAATACGCTGACATATTATTGCCCATTTCAACACCAAGGACTTCCACTATCGATACGGCACCGGTGTTATTCTCATTATTGAATAGTTTAGTAGCTGGTGTATCGATTAAGGACGAACAGGGTTTCAAAGAAAGAAAAGCTATATATGATGCATTCAATCAAGATGAATTTTTCTTTTGA
- a CDS encoding NADPH-dependent FMN reductase — MKLVIINGSPRKQGRTGIASRYISKKYGAELIDLSNSEIPLYSGEGEQYQLDVIQGLRKSIEEADGVILTTPEYHGSMSGALKNALDFLSSEQFTHKPVALLAVSGGGKGGINALNSMRTVGRSLYANVIAKQLVLDPHCFDYENDGLFEESAVLVEGMIEELKMYATAYTAMKK, encoded by the coding sequence ATGAAATTAGTAATCATTAATGGTTCACCACGTAAACAAGGACGTACGGGGATAGCCTCACGCTACATATCCAAGAAATACGGAGCGGAACTTATCGACTTAAGCAATAGTGAAATCCCTTTATATTCAGGTGAAGGTGAGCAATATCAATTGGATGTGATTCAAGGTCTTCGGAAAAGCATCGAGGAAGCTGATGGCGTAATTCTGACCACTCCGGAATATCATGGTTCCATGAGCGGAGCCTTGAAAAATGCCTTGGATTTTCTAAGCAGTGAGCAATTCACGCATAAACCAGTTGCACTATTGGCTGTTTCCGGCGGAGGTAAAGGCGGAATCAATGCCTTGAATTCCATGAGGACAGTGGGCCGAAGCCTTTATGCAAATGTGATCGCAAAACAATTGGTTCTGGATCCACATTGCTTTGATTACGAAAATGATGGTTTATTTGAAGAGTCTGCCGTACTTGTAGAGGGTATGATTGAAGAGCTTAAAATGTATGCAACTGCATATACTGCAATGAAAAAATAA
- a CDS encoding radical SAM/SPASM domain-containing protein yields MRKFKKVYVEITNICNLKCNFCPSSSLQRTLKFMDPEGFTDVIKKIKPHTDHIYFHLMGEPFLNKNLGTFLDISAENDLKVNITTNGTLIQKVKDKLLSKKALRQVNISLHSFEANDTSNSLDSYVSNIADFINEANEKSEVICAIRLWNMDTAELKASNGLNDDILSMLEEKLSLDIRLSEALQQKNNIKLKDRVYINMAEKFEWPELDRDIIDENIFCYALRDQLGILVDGTVVPCCLDSEGKIPLGNIFETSLEDILNGERAKNMYDGFSRRCAVEELCKRCGYAKRHKK; encoded by the coding sequence ATGAGAAAGTTTAAGAAAGTTTATGTGGAAATTACGAATATATGTAATTTGAAGTGTAATTTTTGTCCAAGTTCCAGCTTGCAAAGGACCCTGAAATTCATGGATCCTGAAGGATTTACGGATGTAATCAAGAAAATCAAACCACACACCGATCATATTTATTTTCATCTGATGGGTGAACCATTTTTAAATAAAAATTTGGGTACATTCCTGGATATCAGTGCTGAAAATGACCTGAAGGTTAATATTACAACGAACGGTACTTTGATTCAAAAGGTCAAAGACAAGCTGCTCTCCAAAAAAGCCCTTCGGCAGGTGAATATTTCACTTCATAGCTTTGAGGCAAACGATACGAGCAATAGTCTTGATTCTTATGTCAGTAATATTGCCGATTTCATAAATGAAGCAAATGAAAAAAGTGAAGTGATTTGTGCCATCCGTTTATGGAATATGGATACGGCTGAATTAAAAGCGAGTAATGGCCTGAACGACGATATTCTTAGCATGCTGGAGGAGAAGCTTTCATTGGACATCCGCTTAAGTGAAGCTCTTCAGCAAAAGAATAATATTAAGCTGAAGGACCGGGTTTATATAAACATGGCCGAAAAATTCGAGTGGCCGGAATTGGACCGTGACATTATCGATGAAAATATTTTCTGCTATGCACTTAGAGATCAGTTAGGCATCTTGGTGGATGGTACAGTAGTCCCTTGTTGCTTGGATAGTGAAGGGAAAATACCGCTTGGAAATATATTCGAAACATCACTTGAAGACATTTTAAATGGTGAACGGGCGAAAAATATGTACGATGGTTTTTCAAGAAGATGTGCAGTTGAAGAATTATGTAAACGCTGTGGCTATGCAAAGCGTCATAAAAAATAA
- a CDS encoding M20 peptidase aminoacylase family protein has protein sequence MDITQTIEKLRPRILDIFDHLHAHPETSWNEVNTTAFISNILTENQCTVKTFKDCTGVIGEIGDGNFTVGLRSDIDALWQEVHGTFQANHSCGHDGHMTLALGVFLVLKEMDFRPRGKLKFIFQPAEEKGTGALKMIEEKVLDDVDFLYGVHLRPVEEVKDGQAAPAIVHGAAQFIKGEIAGTDAHGARPHQGQNAIEIGAAFITLLNGIHLNPSIPYSAKMTQFFAGGESSNIIPGRATFTLDLRAQDNAMMEELTKKVEKVAESLAIVHGVEVKLEPGTNVAAATVNDQAQQIMSEAIVDTLGEGNLVAPVITTGGEDFHFYTLKKPELKATMLGLGCDLAPGLHHPDMTFNKDALLSGIEILTKAIILTFEKYGEGGHLHD, from the coding sequence ATGGATATCACACAGACTATCGAAAAATTAAGGCCTCGTATACTCGATATCTTTGACCATTTACACGCACATCCTGAAACGAGTTGGAATGAAGTGAATACGACAGCTTTCATTTCGAATATTTTAACGGAAAATCAGTGTACGGTGAAAACATTCAAGGACTGTACAGGAGTGATTGGGGAAATCGGGGATGGGAATTTCACGGTAGGGTTACGATCGGATATCGATGCACTTTGGCAGGAGGTGCATGGGACGTTTCAAGCCAACCATTCCTGTGGACACGATGGGCATATGACCTTGGCACTTGGAGTATTCCTGGTATTGAAAGAAATGGACTTCCGCCCAAGAGGCAAACTTAAATTCATTTTTCAGCCTGCTGAAGAAAAAGGTACGGGCGCCTTGAAGATGATTGAAGAAAAAGTATTGGATGATGTCGATTTCCTTTATGGGGTTCACTTAAGGCCGGTTGAGGAAGTGAAGGATGGGCAAGCGGCACCAGCCATTGTCCATGGTGCCGCCCAGTTCATTAAAGGAGAAATAGCGGGGACAGATGCACATGGAGCCAGACCGCATCAAGGGCAAAATGCCATCGAGATAGGAGCGGCATTCATCACTTTGTTAAATGGTATCCATCTCAATCCATCCATCCCTTATTCGGCAAAAATGACGCAGTTTTTTGCTGGCGGCGAAAGCTCCAATATCATCCCTGGGAGAGCCACTTTCACATTGGATTTACGGGCACAGGATAATGCAATGATGGAAGAGCTCACCAAAAAGGTGGAAAAGGTTGCAGAATCTTTGGCCATTGTCCATGGAGTCGAAGTGAAGCTCGAACCGGGAACCAATGTTGCTGCAGCAACCGTGAACGATCAAGCCCAGCAAATAATGTCTGAAGCGATAGTAGATACACTCGGGGAAGGAAATCTGGTGGCGCCCGTCATTACTACAGGAGGAGAGGATTTTCATTTTTATACGTTGAAAAAACCTGAACTCAAAGCGACAATGCTTGGATTGGGCTGTGATTTGGCACCAGGGCTCCATCATCCGGACATGACGTTCAACAAAGATGCTTTGTTATCGGGGATTGAAATCCTGACCAAAGCCATCATACTGACTTTCGAGAAATATGGGGAGGGGGGACATTTACATGACTGA
- a CDS encoding carbon-nitrogen hydrolase family protein → MPNLDLHKYEKIMEIRNMRLGDIDEIIALQSSCFPGMVPWKRDQLESHLAIFPEGQFVAEYDGKVIGSCSSLIINFDEYDDRHTWDDVTDNGYITNHNPDGYNLYGIEVMVHPKFRRMKIGQRLYDSRKELVAHLNLKSIIIGGRIPNYHKHADELLPREYVKEVQLHKIYDPVLSFQLLNGFTLMRINPNYLPDDLQSNKYATLMEWNNVDYQPKTKRYYKTSEPVRICVVQYMLRKIDSFEDFANQVEYFTDVASDANADFAVFPELFTTQLMSFLNERSPSLAVRKLSDFTEQYIELFTTLAVRYNINIIGGSHFVKEDDDNIYNIAYLFRRDGTIEKQYKIHITPNERKWWGINAGDRVRVFDTDCGKIAIQICYDIEFPELARIATDMGAKIIFTPFCTEDRQGYLRVRYCAQARAVENQIYTVISGTVGNLPQTENMDIQYAQSGIFAPSDFEFARDGIVGETSPNLEMVLIGDVDLEILRRERQSGTVRQLKDRRHDVYNLHYKDGEK, encoded by the coding sequence ATGCCTAATTTGGACCTGCATAAATATGAAAAAATAATGGAAATACGTAATATGAGGCTAGGAGACATAGATGAAATAATTGCTTTGCAGTCGAGTTGCTTTCCTGGAATGGTTCCCTGGAAGCGAGATCAGCTTGAGAGCCATCTGGCAATTTTTCCGGAAGGACAGTTTGTGGCTGAATATGATGGAAAAGTGATTGGCTCATGTTCCAGCCTCATTATTAATTTTGACGAATATGATGACCGACATACATGGGATGATGTAACAGATAATGGATACATCACGAATCATAATCCGGACGGTTATAACTTATATGGGATCGAGGTCATGGTCCATCCTAAATTCCGCAGGATGAAAATTGGTCAAAGACTATATGATTCAAGGAAAGAACTTGTTGCCCATTTGAATTTAAAAAGCATCATTATCGGCGGCAGGATCCCCAATTACCATAAACATGCGGATGAACTGTTACCAAGGGAATATGTGAAAGAAGTGCAATTGCATAAAATATATGATCCGGTTCTTTCGTTCCAGCTTTTAAATGGGTTCACGCTTATGAGGATCAATCCGAATTATTTGCCGGATGATCTGCAATCGAATAAGTATGCTACGCTCATGGAGTGGAATAACGTCGATTATCAACCGAAAACAAAACGTTATTATAAAACATCAGAACCGGTAAGGATCTGCGTCGTGCAATACATGCTGCGTAAAATAGATTCATTCGAAGATTTCGCTAACCAAGTCGAGTATTTCACAGACGTTGCTTCGGATGCTAATGCGGATTTCGCCGTGTTCCCGGAATTATTCACCACCCAGCTGATGTCTTTCTTGAATGAAAGATCACCAAGCTTGGCTGTACGGAAACTGTCGGATTTCACGGAGCAGTACATTGAATTGTTTACCACTTTAGCTGTAAGGTATAACATCAATATCATCGGCGGTTCCCATTTCGTAAAAGAAGATGATGACAATATCTATAATATCGCTTATTTATTCCGTCGCGATGGGACGATTGAAAAGCAATATAAAATTCATATCACACCAAATGAAAGAAAATGGTGGGGCATTAACGCAGGTGACCGTGTTCGAGTCTTTGATACGGACTGTGGAAAAATCGCCATACAAATTTGTTATGATATTGAGTTTCCGGAACTCGCCCGGATCGCTACCGACATGGGAGCCAAAATCATATTCACTCCATTTTGTACGGAAGACAGGCAAGGGTACCTGCGCGTTCGTTATTGTGCCCAGGCCCGTGCCGTGGAAAACCAAATTTATACCGTCATTTCCGGAACGGTCGGTAATCTTCCGCAAACAGAAAATATGGATATTCAGTATGCCCAATCGGGGATCTTCGCTCCATCGGATTTCGAATTTGCGCGTGACGGCATAGTCGGGGAAACCAGCCCGAACCTTGAGATGGTCCTGATTGGCGATGTTGATTTGGAGATCTTAAGGCGGGAGCGTCAGTCTGGTACTGTAAGGCAATTGAAAGATCGTCGCCATGATGTTTACAATCTACATTACAAAGATGGCGAAAAATAA
- a CDS encoding thioredoxin family protein yields MKKMAIFLVIIVALFVLMGVFTNMKKEEKSKGNPYGKDKLKPATVDQLDDPNYQNLILPVELEQDLQDSKDVTVYFYSPTNSISKKTTPVVAPLAEKLGIDLVQFNLLEFEQGWSDYGIKKTPTIVHYKNGEEQERIVGFNDEVTFEKWFEDHDIN; encoded by the coding sequence ATGAAAAAAATGGCTATATTTTTAGTGATAATCGTCGCCCTTTTTGTCCTGATGGGCGTTTTTACAAACATGAAAAAAGAAGAAAAATCAAAAGGAAATCCATACGGCAAGGATAAGCTTAAACCTGCCACTGTCGATCAGCTGGATGACCCCAATTATCAAAATTTGATCCTTCCTGTAGAGTTGGAGCAGGACCTCCAAGATAGTAAAGACGTGACCGTTTATTTCTATAGTCCTACGAATTCAATCAGTAAAAAAACCACACCAGTCGTGGCACCTTTGGCAGAGAAATTGGGTATTGATCTCGTTCAATTCAATCTTTTGGAGTTTGAACAAGGATGGAGCGACTATGGCATCAAAAAGACCCCGACCATCGTCCACTATAAAAATGGTGAAGAACAAGAACGAATTGTCGGCTTTAATGATGAAGTAACGTTCGAGAAATGGTTCGAGGACCACGATATTAATTAA
- a CDS encoding phospho-sugar mutase: MHWKSLYTTWAGYQNLNGELRVLLEEMQRDEAKLEDAFYKNLEFGTGGMRGEIGAGTNRMNLYTVRKATVGLAQYISSFGEEAKGRGAVIAYDSRHKSPEFALEAAKTLATFGVKAYLFDELRPTPELSFAVRELNAFAGIVITASHNPPEYNGYKVYGPDGAQLPPEAANQVISYVNAIENELEIQIEEAEVLKAKGLIEMVGEKLDAAYNRELLTVPENPQLAEEIDVSIVFTPLHGTANKSVRRALQSLGYQNLHIVKEQELPDPDFSTVKSPNPEEPAAFEMAIELGNKVEADLLIATDPDADRLGIAVKNEVGQYVVLTGNQTGALFLDYLLSQKKEKGKIPQNGVVLKTIVTSEIGRAIAESYSLKTVDVLTGFKFIAEKINQYHQSGENSFLFGYEESYGYLIKDFARDKDAIQAAVLAVEVCAHYKKQGLTLYEGLLNVFEKYGFYLEGLRSLTLKGIEGAKQISGILNQFRQNPPSRIAGIPVVAEEDYQRSKKRTLLSNNEELIELPKSNVLKYFLEDGTWVCLRPSGTEPKIKFYFGVQGKSMPEAESKLSEVMEDFMSKIEALV; this comes from the coding sequence ATGCACTGGAAATCTTTATACACCACTTGGGCAGGGTACCAGAATTTAAATGGGGAATTACGTGTCCTCCTTGAGGAAATGCAGCGGGATGAAGCAAAACTCGAAGATGCCTTTTATAAAAATTTAGAATTTGGAACAGGCGGAATGCGTGGGGAAATCGGAGCGGGAACGAACCGGATGAATCTTTACACTGTAAGGAAGGCTACGGTTGGGTTGGCTCAATATATCTCTTCGTTTGGGGAAGAAGCTAAAGGAAGAGGCGCTGTGATCGCTTATGATTCGAGACATAAGTCCCCGGAATTTGCACTCGAAGCAGCTAAGACCTTGGCTACATTTGGGGTGAAGGCTTATTTATTCGATGAACTGCGTCCGACTCCGGAATTGTCATTTGCGGTTCGCGAGCTGAATGCTTTTGCTGGAATCGTCATCACGGCAAGCCACAATCCGCCTGAATATAATGGATACAAGGTTTATGGACCGGATGGGGCACAATTGCCACCTGAAGCGGCCAATCAAGTGATCAGCTACGTGAATGCCATTGAAAATGAGCTTGAAATTCAGATTGAAGAAGCTGAAGTCCTTAAAGCGAAGGGCCTCATCGAAATGGTCGGGGAGAAATTGGATGCGGCATATAATCGTGAGTTGCTCACAGTTCCCGAGAATCCGCAGCTTGCCGAGGAAATAGATGTGTCAATCGTTTTTACACCGCTTCATGGAACGGCCAATAAATCCGTCAGGCGGGCACTGCAAAGCTTAGGGTATCAAAATTTGCATATCGTTAAGGAACAGGAATTGCCAGATCCGGATTTTTCGACAGTCAAGTCACCAAATCCGGAGGAACCAGCTGCATTTGAAATGGCCATTGAACTTGGAAACAAAGTAGAAGCGGACTTATTGATTGCAACGGACCCAGATGCCGATCGGCTTGGAATTGCCGTGAAAAACGAGGTAGGTCAATATGTTGTCCTGACAGGAAATCAAACAGGTGCACTTTTCCTGGACTATTTACTGTCCCAGAAAAAAGAAAAAGGGAAGATTCCTCAAAATGGAGTCGTCTTAAAAACCATCGTCACTTCGGAAATCGGGCGGGCGATTGCCGAGTCATATAGCTTGAAGACGGTTGATGTACTTACCGGGTTTAAGTTCATCGCCGAGAAAATAAATCAGTATCATCAAAGCGGGGAAAATAGCTTTTTGTTCGGATATGAAGAAAGCTATGGTTACCTGATTAAAGACTTTGCACGTGATAAGGATGCCATTCAAGCAGCAGTGCTGGCTGTTGAAGTCTGTGCTCATTATAAAAAGCAGGGATTGACACTATATGAAGGGTTACTGAATGTGTTTGAAAAATACGGTTTTTACTTGGAAGGATTGCGTTCGTTGACTTTAAAGGGCATTGAGGGAGCGAAACAGATATCTGGAATATTGAATCAATTCCGTCAAAATCCTCCTTCCCGAATAGCTGGCATTCCGGTAGTTGCCGAAGAAGATTATCAACGCAGCAAAAAGCGTACATTACTTTCAAATAATGAAGAATTGATTGAGCTTCCGAAGTCAAATGTATTGAAGTATTTCCTTGAAGATGGTACATGGGTTTGCCTCCGTCCTTCTGGTACTGAACCGAAAATTAAATTTTATTTCGGTGTCCAAGGTAAATCAATGCCAGAAGCTGAGTCCAAGTTATCGGAAGTCATGGAAGATTTCATGAGCAAGATTGAGGCGTTAGTTTAA
- a CDS encoding DUF3889 domain-containing protein: protein MKKVIVMLMGIFLIIQAGAISAQAQKSDYEKYGKIAISVVQADYPEVKINDYEYKGRKTVSKNLVEDDFRFLVDDKGQQFNVIVTVQHDLKNEKLLSLKVTEQKGK from the coding sequence TTGAAAAAAGTCATCGTGATGCTAATGGGGATTTTTTTGATCATACAAGCAGGGGCCATTTCAGCACAGGCACAAAAATCCGATTACGAAAAATACGGAAAGATTGCGATATCAGTTGTACAGGCAGATTATCCTGAAGTTAAGATTAACGATTACGAATATAAGGGAAGAAAAACTGTATCGAAAAATCTCGTCGAAGATGATTTCAGATTTTTGGTCGATGATAAAGGTCAGCAGTTCAATGTCATCGTGACCGTACAACATGATTTGAAAAATGAAAAATTACTTAGTTTGAAGGTCACGGAGCAAAAAGGAAAGTGA
- a CDS encoding disulfide bond formation protein B: protein MGKRNHEQDYLQLGKLIYCGLGCSTIAMFGSFHFSGIKQNEPFALCWYQRITTYPFTIILGIAIIRKDHWICFYTMIVTAIGAYISISLFSKGFILSRPHPCMRKGSMYRTIYKRIGFITITF, encoded by the coding sequence ATGGGGAAGAGGAACCATGAACAAGACTATTTGCAATTGGGAAAACTAATTTACTGTGGCCTTGGCTGCTCCACCATTGCAATGTTTGGAAGCTTTCATTTCTCTGGAATTAAGCAAAATGAACCGTTTGCGCTCTGTTGGTATCAGCGGATCACCACGTATCCTTTTACAATCATTTTAGGAATTGCAATCATTCGAAAAGATCATTGGATTTGCTTTTATACCATGATAGTAACAGCCATCGGTGCATACATTTCCATATCATTATTTAGCAAAGGTTTCATTCTTTCCCGACCACACCCTTGCATGAGGAAGGGTTCCATGTACAGGACAATATATAAACGTATTGGTTTCATCACCATCACGTTCTAG
- a CDS encoding YhdB family protein, whose translation MRIADYDQALFHTHRSDWDSLLVLMVRTKDHFLSKKIEHFLHAYRFEHDYQIVQSQLYALLRYLDHAAEQTSDYLSELPS comes from the coding sequence ATGAGGATTGCGGATTATGATCAGGCATTGTTTCACACACACCGTTCTGATTGGGACAGCTTGTTAGTATTGATGGTTCGAACGAAAGATCACTTTCTTTCGAAAAAAATAGAACATTTTTTGCACGCTTATAGGTTTGAGCATGATTATCAAATCGTTCAATCCCAACTGTATGCATTGCTTCGCTATCTGGATCATGCGGCAGAACAAACAAGTGATTATTTAAGTGAACTTCCAAGCTAA
- a CDS encoding DUF5365 family protein: MKTVFSSTEEQEQEIASLVSRFYESVFPKYFTESEILHFREIGVLKPNQSSVTYLATLRDAFQVMTCLQVLLSILDKQKREDFIMMESKSEELFQHNITLLNECGIFFPFYYDHFSSINHEANNDMQMMDIQVANQYLV, translated from the coding sequence GTGAAGACGGTCTTTTCTTCTACTGAAGAACAAGAGCAAGAAATAGCGAGTCTCGTTTCTCGTTTCTACGAATCTGTATTTCCAAAATACTTTACGGAAAGTGAAATCCTTCATTTTCGCGAGATTGGCGTTTTAAAGCCCAATCAAAGTTCTGTTACTTACTTGGCAACATTAAGAGACGCATTTCAAGTAATGACATGTCTTCAAGTCCTTTTGTCGATATTAGACAAACAGAAGAGAGAAGATTTTATAATGATGGAATCTAAATCTGAAGAACTGTTCCAACATAACATCACTCTATTGAATGAATGCGGAATATTCTTCCCCTTTTATTATGACCATTTTTCAAGTATTAACCATGAAGCGAATAATGATATGCAGATGATGGATATTCAGGTGGCGAATCAATATTTAGTATAA
- a CDS encoding M14 family zinc carboxypeptidase — MRKIMVIGILVLLFFPEPSLAADVYSPEQMEMDLQGIQKQYELDVKIIGQTEKGKNIKAVKLGKGKRSILLVGSHHGREWLSSILLMRMLEEYAASYRAGKPVGEYRTESLDEVSIWFIPMLNPDGVSIQQGDLSNLNVFEKAVVWKMNRFSRDWSRWKANAKGIDLNRQYPAGWKEVMSDETKPTYQFYKGRKPLEAAEVKALTDFTKDIDPLIAVSYHTSGREIFWHYKNKPKNMARDYGIAKKTAELTGYEITFPEREAVGSGFTDWFITEFRRPGMTIELSYLVDETNPPLTVFPEEWERNRLVGIMLVKEANQLHNN, encoded by the coding sequence ATGAGAAAAATAATGGTAATTGGAATATTGGTGCTGCTTTTTTTCCCTGAACCATCTCTGGCGGCAGACGTGTATTCCCCTGAACAGATGGAAATGGATCTGCAAGGAATCCAAAAACAGTATGAATTGGACGTTAAAATAATTGGGCAAACTGAAAAAGGGAAAAATATAAAGGCAGTCAAATTAGGAAAAGGAAAAAGATCGATTTTGCTGGTGGGATCACATCATGGACGGGAATGGCTCAGTTCCATACTCTTAATGCGCATGCTTGAAGAGTATGCCGCTTCCTATCGAGCGGGCAAACCTGTTGGAGAATACCGGACGGAATCATTGGATGAAGTGAGCATCTGGTTCATCCCGATGTTGAATCCAGATGGAGTAAGCATTCAGCAAGGAGATCTCTCCAACTTAAATGTTTTTGAAAAGGCTGTAGTTTGGAAAATGAACCGATTTAGCAGGGATTGGTCCCGGTGGAAAGCCAACGCCAAAGGCATTGATTTGAATAGGCAGTATCCGGCTGGATGGAAAGAAGTCATGAGTGATGAAACAAAACCAACGTATCAATTTTATAAAGGCCGAAAACCATTAGAAGCAGCTGAAGTAAAGGCTCTTACGGATTTCACGAAGGATATCGATCCCCTTATTGCTGTTTCCTACCATACGTCAGGAAGGGAAATCTTTTGGCATTACAAAAATAAACCGAAAAATATGGCGAGGGATTATGGGATTGCCAAAAAGACTGCCGAATTGACTGGTTATGAAATTACCTTTCCGGAAAGAGAAGCGGTAGGAAGCGGATTTACGGATTGGTTCATAACTGAATTCCGCCGCCCGGGAATGACGATCGAACTTAGTTATTTAGTGGATGAAACAAATCCGCCGTTGACTGTGTTTCCTGAGGAATGGGAGAGGAATCGATTGGTTGGAATCATGCTTGTAAAAGAAGCGAACCAGCTGCATAACAACTGA